One window from the genome of Choloepus didactylus isolate mChoDid1 chromosome 2, mChoDid1.pri, whole genome shotgun sequence encodes:
- the LOC119527124 gene encoding LOW QUALITY PROTEIN: kidney mitochondrial carrier protein 1-like (The sequence of the model RefSeq protein was modified relative to this genomic sequence to represent the inferred CDS: inserted 2 bases in 1 codon), translating to MSALNWKPFVYGGLASITAECGTFPIDLTKTRLQIQGQANDAKFKEIRYRGMLHALVRIGREEXLKALYSGIAPAMLRQASYGTIKIGTYQSLKRLFVERPEDETLLINVICGILSGVISSSIASPTDVLKIRMQAQNSNIQGGMIGNFINIYQQEGTRGLWKGVSLTAQRAAIVVGVELPVYDITKKHLILSRLMGDTVYTHFLSSFTCGLAGALASNPVDVVRTRMMNQRVLPEGRCPGYVGTLDCLLQTWKNEGFFALYKGFWPNWLRLGPWNIIFFVTYEQLKKLDL from the exons ATGTCGGCACTCAACTGGAAGCCGTTTGTGTACGGGGGCCTGGCTTCCATCACAGCAGAATGTGGCACATTTCCAATTGATTTAACCAAGACACGCCTCCAGATTCAAGGCCAGGCAAATGATGCCAAGTTTAAAGAAATTCGGTATCGAGGCATGTTGCACGCATTAGTGCGGATAGGGAgagaaga gctgaaagcattgTATTCGGGAATCGCCCCCGCCATGCTCCGCCAGGCTTCCTACGGCACCATCAAGATAGGCACTTACCAGAGCCTGAAGCGACTGTTCGTCGAGCGGCCAGAAGATGAAACCCTGCTGATAAATGTCATCTGTGGAATCCTCTCTGGAGTCATCTCCTCATCCATCGCCAGTCCAACTGATGTTTTGAAAATCCGGATGCAAGCACAAAATAGCAACATCCAAGGAGGAATGATTGGGAACTTCATCAACATTTACCAGCAGGAGGGAACAAGAGGGCTGTGGAAGGGGGTGTCCCTCACTGCCCAGAGGGCAGCCATCGTGGTTGGTGTGGAACTGCCTGTCTACGACATCACCAAGAAGCATCTCATTCTCTCCCGCCTAATGGGAGACACTGTCTATACCCACTTCCTCTCAAGCTTCACCTGTGGGCTGGCGGGAGCCCTGGCCTCGAACCCTGTGGACGTGGTGCGAACACGGATGATGAACCAGAGAGTCCTTCCAGAGGGCAGGTGCCCTGGCTATGTGGGTACCCTGGACTGCTTGCTGCAGACATGGAAGAATGAAGGATTTTTTGCTCTATATAAAGGATTTTGGCCAAATTGGTTGAGACTTGGTCCTTGGAATATCATTTTCTTTGTGACCTATGAGCAACTGAAGAAGTTGGATTTGTGA